Proteins co-encoded in one Saccharomyces cerevisiae S288C chromosome II, complete sequence genomic window:
- the ECM8 gene encoding Ecm8p (Non-essential hypothetical protein), translating to MDYGYFFPAQRIEETNGVDFWIDSNAEFTQSKRPDSSTSTLSRVLTDTTNVSNNSGSLKRKTIKNKIFPQRKIFNDSENFDFGKANTDCKHVFKSISKQLIFLPRCFQHHSIRGWMKDRYSEFGYKIKRNQNCPPSACVQALYNTSRSNTEESNPNSLDSLIMYKYMRYSEKKKELMCRFCQGNNWILAENYLKHLFFAHGILSEFKPHTLYHFESKLLKIQGKLNFKIQVLKEPEFSKKILNSLTVSIIPSPLAYYTQTLNGGFRRIHVKCPHCENWIRLGWCEYDEIIRDSFQDFESLRNLNADYNGMSYIQTRNREDIEGIYENYFTHYIQCDLATFRTKCLYVQVITKSN from the coding sequence ATGGACTATGGCTACTTTTTTCCCGCACAACGtattgaagaaacaaaTGGTGTGGATTTTTGGATAGACAGTAATGCTGAATTTACACAGTCTAAAAGACCTGACTCTTCAACATCCACTCTTTCGAGGGTTTTAACGGACACCACGAATGTATCCAATAATAGTGGATCactcaaaagaaaaaccatcaagaacaaaatattcccacaaaggaaaatattCAACGATAGCGAAAATTTTGACTTTGGTAAAGCCAACACTGATTGTAAGCATGTGTTTAAAAGTATTTCTAAGCAACtgatttttcttccaagGTGTTTCCAACATCACAGTATCCGAGGCTGGATGAAAGACAGATACTCCGAATTTGgttataaaataaaaagaaatcaaaattgTCCCCCCTCAGCATGTGTACAGGCACTATACAATACTAGTAGATCCAATACCGAAGAGTCAAACCCCAACAGTCTGGATTCTCTGATAATGTATAAATACATGCGATActctgaaaagaaaaaggaattgaTGTGCAGATTTTGCCAGGGGAATAATTGGATTCTAGCTGAAAACTACCTAAAACATTTATTCTTTGCGCACGGCATTTTGTCTGAATTTAAGCCTCACACTTTATACCATTTCGAGTCTAAGCTGTTAAAAATCCAGGGAAAActtaatttcaaaattcaagTATTAAAAGAGCCAGAGTttagcaaaaaaattttgaactCTCTTACTGTATCCATCATTCCCTCTCCTTTGGCCTACTACACTCAAACGTTGAACGGGGGATTTAGGAGAATCCATGTGAAATGCCCCCACTGCGAAAATTGGATCCGTTTGGGTTGGTGTGAATACGATGAAATCATTAGGGATTCCTTTCAGGATTTCGAGTCTCTAAGAAACCTCAATGCTGATTATAATGGGATGTCGTATATTCAAACACGCAATAGAGAAGACATTGAAGGTATATACGAGAATTATTTTACACACTACATCCAATGCGACTTAGCCACGTTCCGAACGAAATGTTTATATGTCCAAGTTATAACAAAAAGCAATTGA
- the SLM4 gene encoding Slm4p (Subunit of EGO/GSE complex; vacuolar/endosomal membrane-associated EGO/GSE complex regulates exit from rapamycin-induced growth arrest, stimulating microautophagy and sorting of Gap1p from endosome to plasma membrane; essential for integrity and function of EGO; targeted to vacuole via AP-3 pathway; gene exhibits synthetic genetic interaction with MSS4) — MVMLHSKNVKGFLENTLKPYDLHSVDFKTSSLQSSMIITATNGGILSYATSNNDVPKNSINEINSVNNLKMMSLLIKDKWSEDENDTEEQHSNSCYPVEIDSFKTKIYTYEMEDLHTCVAQIPNSDLLLLFIAEGSFPYGLLVIKIERAMRELTDLFGYKLG, encoded by the coding sequence ATGGTGATGCTCCATTCTAAAAACGTTAAAGGGTTTCTGGAAAACACTTTGAAACCGTATGATTTGCATTCGGTAGACTTCAAGACATCGTCTTTGCAATCGTCTATGATTATAACCGCCACTAATGGGGGTATACTGTCCTATGCGACGTCAAACAACGATGTACCGAAAAATTCCATAAACGAAATAAACTCGGTCAATaacttgaaaatgatgagcTTATTGATTAAGGATAAGTGGTCAGAGGATGAAAACGATACTGAGGAACAGCACTCCAATAGCTGTTACCCTGTGGAAATCGACTCCTTTAAGACAAAAATATATACTTACGAAATGGAAGATTTACATACCTGTGTCGCACAGATACCCAATAGCGACCTTTTGCTATTGTTCATTGCGGAAGGTAGCTTCCCTTACGGACTACTGGTAattaaaattgaaagagCTATGAGAGAGTTGACTGATTTGTTTGGCTACAAGCTAGGTTGA
- the ECM33 gene encoding Ecm33p (GPI-anchored protein involved in efficient glucose uptake; possible role in apical bud growth; GPI-anchoring on the plasma membrane crucial to function; phosphorylated in mitochondria; similar to Sps2p; ECM33 has a paralog, PST1, that arose from the whole genome duplication) has product MQFKNALTATAILSASALAANSTTSIPSSCSIGTSATATAQADLDKISGCSTIVGNLTITGDLGSAALASIQEIDGSLTIFNSSSLSSFSADSIKKITGDLNMQELIILTSASFGSLQEVDSINMVTLPAISTFSTDLQNANNIIVSDTTLESVEGFSTLKKVNVFNINNNRYLNSFQSSLESVSDSLQFSSNGDNTTLAFDNLVWANNITLRDVNSISFGSLQTVNASLGFINNTLPSLNLTQLSKVGQSLSIVSNDELSKAAFSNLTTVGGGFIIANNTQLKVIDGFNKVQTVGGAIEVTGNFSTLDLSSLKSVRGGANFDSSSSNFSCNALKKLQSNGAIQGDSFVCKNGATSTSVKLSSTSTESSKSSATSSASSSGDASNAQANVSASASSSSSSSKKSKGAAPELVPATSFMGVVAAVGVALL; this is encoded by the exons ATGCAATTCAAGAACGCTTTGACTGCTACTGCTATTCTAAGTGCCTCCGCTCTAGCTG CTAACTCAACTACTTCTATTCCATCTTCATGTAGTATTGGTACTTCTGCCACTGCTACTGCTCAAGCTGATTTGGACAAAATCTCCGGTTGTAGTACCATTGTTGGTAACTTGACCATCACCGGTGACTTGGGTTCCGCTGCTTTGGCTAGTATCCAAGAGATTGATGGTTCCTTGACTATCTTCAACTCCAgttctttatcttctttctcCGCTGACTctatcaagaaaatcacCGGTGATTTGAACATGCAAGAATTGATCATTTTGACCAGTGCTTCTTTCGGTTCTTTGCAAGAAGTAGACTCCATTAACATGGTGACTTTGCCTGCCATTTCTACCTTCTCCACCGATTTACAAAATGCTAACAACATTATTGTTTCTGACACCACTTTGGAAAGTGTCGAAGGTTTCTCCactttgaagaaggttaATGTTTTTaacatcaacaacaacagaTATCTAAACTCTTTCCAATCTTCCTTGGAAAGTGTCTCTGACTCTTTACAATTCTCTTCCAACGGTGACAACACTACTTTGGCCTTCGACAATTTGGTCTGGGCTAACAACATCACTTTGAGAGATGTTAACTCTATTTCTTTCGGTAGTTTGCAAACTGTTAACGCTTCCTTAGGTTTCATTAACAACACTTTGCCAAGTTTGAACTTGACCCAATTGAGCAAGGTTGGTCAATCTTTGTCTATCGTCTCCAACGATGAATTATCCAAGGCCGCTTTCAGTAACTTGACTACTGTTGGTGGTGGTTTCATCATTGCTAACAACACACAATTGAAGGTCATTGACGGTTTTAACAAGGTTCAAACTGTTGGTGGTGCCATTGAAGTTACTGGTAACTTCTCAACCTTGGACttatcttctttgaagTCTGTTAGAGGTGGTGCTAACTTCGACTCTTCTTCCAGTAACTTCTCCTGTAACgctttgaagaagttgcAAAGTAACGGTGCTATTCAAGGTGACTCTTTTGTTTGCAAGAACGGTGCCACATCTACCTCCGTTAAGCTATCCTCTACTTCTACTGAATCATCCAAGAGCTCTGCTACATCTTCCGCTTCTTCTAGTGGTGATGCCTCCAATGCTCAAGCTAACGTTTCAGCTTCCGCTAgctcttcttcctcttcttctaagAAGTCTAAGGGTGCTGCTCCAGAACTTGTTCCAGCCACTTCATTCATGGGTGTCGTTGCTGCTGTTGGCGTTGCCTTACTATAA
- the RPG1 gene encoding translation initiation factor eIF3 core subunit a (eIF3a subunit of the eukaryotic translation initiation factor 3 (eIF3); subunit of the core complex of eIF3; part of a Prt1p-Rpg1p-Nip1p subcomplex that stimulates binding of mRNA and tRNA(i)Met to ribosomes; essential for loading mRNA onto ribosome at entry and exit channels of preinitiation complex; involved in translation reinitiation; eIF3 is also involved in programmed stop codon readthrough), giving the protein MAPPPFRPENAIKRADELISVGEKQAALQSLHDFITARRIRWATPSTVEPVVFKFLEIGVELKKGKLLKDGLHQYKKLIQGSTEGLVSVGAVARKFIDLVESKIASEQTRADELQKQEIDDDLEGGVTPENLLISVYESDQSVAGFNDEAITSWLRFTWESYRAVLDLLRNNALLEITYSGVVKKTMHFCLKYQRKNEFKRLAEMLRQHLDAANYQQSKSGNNLVDLSDADTLQRYLDQRFQQVDVSVKLELWHEAYRSIEDVFHLMKISKRAPKPSTLANYYENLVKVFFVSGDPLLHTTAWKKFYKLYSTNPRATEEEFKTYSSTIFLSAISTQLDEIPSIGYDPHLRMYRLLNLDAKPTRKEMLQSIIEDESIYGKVDEELKELYDIIEVNFDVDTVKQQLENLLVKLSSKTYFSQYIAPLRDVIMRRVFVAASQKFTTVSQSELYKLATLPAPLDLSAWDIEKSLLQAAVEDYVSITIDHESAKVTFAKDPFDIFASTASKEVSEEENTEPEVQEEKEETDEALGPQETEDGEEKEEESDPVIIRNSYIHNKLLELSNVLHDVDSFNNASYMEKVRIARETLIKKNKDDLEKISKIVDERVKRSQEQKQKHMEHAALHAEQDAEVRQQRILEEKAAIEAKLEEEAHRRLIEKKKREFEAIKEREITKMITEVNAKGHVYIDPNEAKSLDLDTIKQVIIAEVSKNKSELESRMEYAMKKLDHTERALRKVELPLLQKEVDKLQETDTANYEAMKKKIVDAAKAEYEARMADRKNLVMVYDDYLKFKEHVSGTKESELAAIRNQKKAELEAAKKARIEEVRKRRYEEAIARRKEEIANAERQKRAQELAEATRKQREIEEAAAKKSTPYSFRAGNREPPSTPSTLPKATVSPDKAKLDMIAQKQREMEEAIEQRLAGRTAGGSSPATPATPATPATPTPSSGPKKMTMAEKLRAKRLAKGGR; this is encoded by the coding sequence ATGGCCCCCCCACCATTCCGTCCTGAAAATGCCATTAAGAGAGCCGATGAACTTATTTCTGTTGGCGAAAAACAAGCTGCTTTACAATCTTTGCATGATTTCATAACTGCCAGAAGAATCCGTTGGGCTACACCTTCAACTGTTGAGCCAGTCGTGTTTAAATTCTTGGAAATTGGTGTTGAACTAAAGAAAGGTAAGCTGCTAAAAGACGGTTTGCACCAgtacaaaaaattaattcaAGGATCTACCGAAGGTTTGGTTTCTGTCGGTGCCGTTGCACGTAAATTCATTGATTTAGTCGAATCTAAAATCGCTTCTGAACAAACTAGAGCTGACGAACTTCAAAAGCAAGAAATCgatgatgatttggaaGGTGGTGTTACCCCAGAAAATTTGCTGATTTCTGTTTACGAGTCAGATCAATCTGTGGCTGGTTTCAATGATGAAGCCATTACTTCATGGTTAAGATTTACTTGGGAATCATATCGTGCAGTCTTAGATTTATTGAGAAACAACGCTTTGTTGGAAATTACTTATTCTGGTGTCGTTAAAAAAACTATGCATTTCTGTTTGAAGTATCAGCGTAAAAACGAATTCAAGAGATTAGCTGAAATGTTACGTCAACATTTAGATGCTGCTAACTACCAACAAAGTAAATCAGGAAACAATTTAGTTGACTTGAGCGATGCTGATACCTTGCAACGTTATTTAGATCAACGTTTCCAACAAGTCGATGTTTCTGTCAAGTTGGAATTGTGGCACGAGGCTTATAGATCCATTGAGGATGTTTTCCACTTAATGAAAATATCCAAACGTGCTCCTAAACCATCTACTTTGGCTAATTACTACGAGAATCTCGTAAAGGTCTTCTTTGTTTCCGGTGATCCATTGTTGCACACTACTGCCTGGAAGAAGTTTTATAAGTTATATTCTACCAATCCAAGAGCCACGgaagaagaattcaaaaCATATTCTTCTACAATTTTCCTATCCGCTATTTCTACCCAACTAGACGAAATTCCATCTATTGGCTACGATCCTCATTTACGTATGTACCGTTTATTAAACTTGGACGCCAAGCCAACTAGAAAGGAAATGTTGCAATCCATTATTGAAGACGAATCCATTTATGGTAAAGTTGACGAGgaattgaaagaattgtACGATATCATTGAAGTTAACTTTGATGTCGACACAGTGAAACAACAGCTGGAAAATTTATTAGTCAAATTGTCTTCTAAAACCTACTTCAGCCAATACATCGCACCTTTAAGAGACGTCATTATGAGAAGGGTTTTTGTTGCTGCCTCTCAAAAATTCACTACTGTCTCCCAGTCCGAATTATACAAGCTCGCTACCCTACCTGCTCCGTTAGACTTATCTGCTTGGGACATCGAAAAATCGCTGTTACAAGCTGCTGTGGAAGATTATGTTTCAATTACCATCGATCATGAATCTGCTAAGGTTACATTCGCTAAAGATCCATTTGACATTTTCGCATCAACTGCTTCTAAAGAAGTctctgaagaagaaaacacaGAGCCAGAAGtccaagaagaaaaggaggaaaCTGACGAAGCTCTTGGGCCACAAGAAACTGAAGACggtgaagaaaaggaagaagaatctGATCCTGTTATTATCCGCAATTCTTACATCCACAACAAGTTGCTTGAATTATCCAATGTCCTACACGATGTTGACAGTTTCAACAATGCTTCATACATGGAAAAGGTTAGAATTGCCCGTGAAACTTTAATTAAGAAGAACAAGGATGACCTTGAAAAGATTTCCAAGATTGTTGACGAACGTGTCAAGAGATCTCAAGAGCAAAAGCAAAAACATATGGAACATGCTGCCCTACATGCTGAACAGGATGCTGAGGTCAGACAACAGCgtattttggaagaaaaagctgCTATTGAAGCtaaattggaagaagaggCTCACCGTCGCttaattgaaaagaagaaacgTGAATTTGAAGctatcaaagaaagagaaatcACAAAGATGATTACTGAGGTGAATGCTAAGGGACATGTTTACATTGACCCTAACGAAGCTAAAAGCTTAGATCTTGACACCATTAAACAGGTTATTATAGCTGAGGTATCAAAGAACAAGAGTGAATTGGAAAGTCGTATGGAATATGCTATGAAGAAGTTAGATCATACGGAAAGAGCTTTGAGAAAGGTCGAATTGCCATTGCTGCAAAAAGAAGTTGACAAGCTACAAGAAACAGACACAGCAAATTATGAAGctatgaagaaaaaaattgtcgACGCCGCCAAGGCCGAATACGAAGCCAGAATGGCTGATCGTAAGAACTTGGTCATGGTCTATGATGATTATTTGAAGTTCAAGGAGCATGTTTCGGGCACTAAGGAAAGCGAATTAGCTGCCATCCGCAACCAAAAGAAGGCTGAATTGGAAGCTGCCAAAAAGGCcagaattgaagaagttcGTAAGCGTCGTTACGAGGAAGCCATTGCAAGGCGTAAGGAAGAAATTGCAAATGCTGAAAGACAGAAGCGTGCTCAAGAACTCGCTGAGGCTACCCGTAAACAAAGAGAAATCGAAGAAGCTGCTGCCAAGAAATCAACTCCATACTCTTTCCGCGCAGGAAACAGGGAACCTCCAAGTACACCAAGCACTCTACCAAAGGCGACCGTTTCTCCAGATAAAGCTAAATTGGATATGATCGctcaaaaacaaagagaaaTGGAAGAAGCCATCGAACAGAGACTAGCCGGTAGAACAGCTGGTGGGTCCTCCCCAGCTACTCCAGCTACTCCAGCAACCCCAGCAACCCCAACTCCATCTTCTGGtccaaagaaaatgacTATGGCTGAAAAGTTGAGAGCCAAGAGATTGGCCAAGGGGGGCAGGTAA
- the SEC18 gene encoding AAA family ATPase SEC18 (AAA ATPase and SNARE disassembly chaperone; required for vesicular transport between ER and Golgi, the 'priming' step in homotypic vacuole fusion, autophagy, and protein secretion; releases Sec17p from SNAP complexes; has similarity to mammalian N-ethylmaleimide-sensitive factor (NSF)), translating into MFKIPGFGKAAANHTPPDMTNMDTRTRHLKVSNCPNNSYALANVAAVSPNDFPNNIYIIIDNLFVFTTRHSNDIPPGTIGFNGNQRTWGGWSLNQDVQAKAFDLFKYSGKQSYLGSIDIDISFRARGKAVSTVFDQDELAKQFVRCYESQIFSPTQYLIMEFQGHFFDLKIRNVQAIDLGDIEPTSAVATGIETKGILTKQTQINFFKGRDGLVNLKSSNSLRPRSNAVIRPDFKFEDLGVGGLDKEFTKIFRRAFASRIFPPSVIEKLGISHVKGLLLYGPPGTGKTLIARKIGTMLNAKEPKIVNGPEILSKYVGSSEENIRNLFKDAEAEYRAKGEESSLHIIIFDELDSVFKQRGSRGDGTGVGDNVVNQLLAKMDGVDQLNNILVIGMTNRKDLIDSALLRPGRFEVQVEIHLPDEKGRLQIFDIQTKKMRENNMMSDDVNLAELAALTKNFSGAEIEGLVKSASSFAINKTVNIGKGATKLNTKDIAKLKVTREDFLNALNDVTPAFGISEEDLKTCVEGGMMLYSERVNSILKNGARYVRQVRESDKSRLVSLLIHGPAGSGKTALAAEIALKSGFPFIRLISPNELSGMSESAKIAYIDNTFRDAYKSPLNILVIDSLETLVDWVPIGPRFSNNILQMLKVALKRKPPQDRRLLIMTTTSAYSVLQQMDILSCFDNEIAVPNMTNLDELNNVMIESNFLDDAGRVKVINELSRSCPNFNVGIKKTLTNIETARHDEDPVNELVELMTQSA; encoded by the coding sequence ATGTTCAAGATACCTGGTTTTGGAAAAGCTGCTGCAAATCATACTCCACCAGATATGACAAACATGGATACCCGTACACGCCATTTAAAGGTGTCAAACTGTCCAAATAACTCCTATGCACTCGCAAACGTAGCTGCTGTCTCACCAAATGATTTCCCTAATAAcatttatattattatcgataatttatttgttttcacAACTAGACACTCCAACGACATTCCACCGGGAACCATTGGATTTAACGGTAACCAGCGTACCTGGGGTGGTTGGTCCCTAAATCAAGACGTGCAAGCAAAAGCATTTGATTTATTCAAGTATTCCGGTAAGCAATCGTATCTTGGTTCAATAGATATAGATATCTCATTCAGAGCTAGAGGTAAGGCGGTAAGCACGGTATTCGATCAAGATGAGTTAGCCAAACAATTTGTTCGTTGCTACGAATCTCAAATATTTTCTCCCACCCAGTACCTTATCATGGAGTTCCAAGGCCATTTCTTTGACTTAAAAATTAGAAATGTCCAAGCAATCGATTTGGGTGATATTGAACCAACCTCCGCTGTTGCAACTGGGATAGAGACAAAGGGAATTTTGACAAAACAAACAcaaattaattttttcaaaggaaGAGATGGTTTAGTTAATTtgaaatcatcaaattcattaaGACCAAGATCAAATGCTGTGATCAGACCGGATTTCAAGTTTGAAGATTTGGGTGTCGGTGGTTTGGATAAAGAGTTTactaaaattttcagaagAGCGTTTGCAAGTCGAATCTTTCCTCCTTCAGTTATAGAAAAACTGGGTATTTCTCATGTTAAAGGTTTGCTATTGTACGGTCCTCCAGGTACTGGTAAGACCTTAATTGCAAGAAAGATTGGTACAATGCTGAATGCCAAAGAGCCCAAAATCGTCAATGGTCCAGAAATTTTGAGTAAGTACGTTGGTTcttcagaagaaaacattCGTAATTTATTTAAGGATGCAGAAGCAGAATATAGGGCCAAGGGTGAGGAATCTTCCTTacatattattattttcgaTGAGCTGGATTCTGTTTTCAAGCAGAGAGGTTCAAGAGGTGATGGTACCGGTGTAGGGGACAATGTAGTTAATCAATTGTTAGCTAAAATGGATGGTGTTGATCAattgaataatattttgGTTATTGGTATGACCAATCGTAAAGATTTAATAGACAGTGCTCTTTTGCGTCCAGGTAGATTTGAAGTCCAAGTTGAAATTCATTTACCCgatgaaaaaggaagaCTCCAAATTTTCGACATTCAGACGAAGAAAATGAGggaaaataatatgatGAGCGACGATGTTAACTTAGCTGAGTTAGCTGCGTTAACAAAAAACTTCTCTGGTGCTGAGATTGAGGGTTTAGTGAAGAGTGCAAGTTCTTTTGCAATCAACAAAACCGTCAACATCGGGAAAGGTGCCACAAAACTTAACACTAAAGATATAGCAAAACTTAAAGTAACAAGAGAAGACTTTTTAAATGCACTCAACGATGTTACTCCCGCTTTTGGGATtagtgaagaagatttgaaaacatGTGTGGAAGGTGGAATGATGCTTTATTCCGAACGAGTTAACTCAATATTGAAGAACGGAGCCCGTTACGTCCGCCAAGTTCGCGAGAGTGATAAATCCAGGTTAGTATCTCTATTAATCCACGGCCCTGCAGGGTCCGGTAAAACAGCTTTAGCCGCTGAAATTGCTTTAAAATCTGGATTCCCATTCATCAGGTTAATTTCTCCCAACGAGTTGTCAGGCATGTCAGAAAGCGCAAAAATTGCCTATATTGATAACACTTTCAGAGATGCGTATAAATCTCCACTAAACATTCTTGTTATTGATTCGTTAGAGACTCTAGTTGATTGGGTACCAATTGGTCCAAGATTCTCTAATAACATTTTACAAATGCTAAAGGTTGCATTGAAGCGTAAACCCCCACAAGACCGTCGTTTATTGATCATGACTACTACATCAGCTTATTCGGTACTTCAACAAATGGATATCTTGAGTTGCTTCGACAATGAGATAGCAGTTCCAAATATGACCAATTTAGATGAATTGAACAACGTCATGATAGAATCAAACTTTCTTGACGATGCTGGTAGAGTTAAAGTTATTAATGAATTATCAAGGAGCTGTCCTAACTTCAATGTCGGTATTAAAAAGACCTTGACCAACATTGAAACCGCAAGGCACGATGAAGATCCCGTGAACGAGCTTGTTGAGTTGATGACCCAATCCGCATaa